CCGCAGAGGCGTCATGGCCAGCAGCAGGCGGCTGTGAGACTCGGCTGCCCGCAGGTTAATTTGGCGTAGGGCTTCTAGGTTGCTGCCGACTCGGTCACCGCCCTGCTGCTGTAGGATTTCTAGCTCGGGCAGGGGCCGGGGCTTTTGCAGTCGAGTTAGGGCTTCGACTAGGGCCAGCGGCGGACGGCGACGAGGGTAACTGCGATCGCGTCCTACCTGAATCGAGGTGGGTGCGATCGCAAATAAATCATCGGTATTGAGCACCACCAGCACAACCTGCGACTCAAACAGGCCAAACCGCGCCACATAGCCCAGTTCATGGCGCGGCCCCCAAGAGTTGGCCGAGGCGTTGAGCACTTCCACCTGGGCAAACTGCCCCCCCAGAACCTGCCTGAGCTGGGTTTGTACGAGCTGAGAAATCAGATCGGCCTGATCAGTCCACCAGCCGCCATTGATAATCGAGTCCCCCAGCATCAGAACTCGCAGCGTGTTGTCAGGCCGCTGCGGATGGATCGCCCCGCCGCGCATAGAAAAGGCATTGACTTCGATGCGATTGCCAAACCGCCTGATCCGCTGTCCAGGAGCCAGCCGGTACCCCATTCGAGTATCGGCCACATAGAGCGGCGGGCTGCCCAACCCATAGCGCCACCGCAAAAACACCTCGGCCAACCCCACCAACACAAGACCTGCAACCAGGATTAACAGCCCAACTCTCAATCCTTCTCCCCCAAACACGCTTCCTCAGTCTAAGGGGATTTTCT
The nucleotide sequence above comes from Pseudanabaena sp. FACHB-2040. Encoded proteins:
- a CDS encoding SGNH/GDSL hydrolase family protein, with amino-acid sequence MRVGLLILVAGLVLVGLAEVFLRWRYGLGSPPLYVADTRMGYRLAPGQRIRRFGNRIEVNAFSMRGGAIHPQRPDNTLRVLMLGDSIINGGWWTDQADLISQLVQTQLRQVLGGQFAQVEVLNASANSWGPRHELGYVARFGLFESQVVLVVLNTDDLFAIAPTSIQVGRDRSYPRRRPPLALVEALTRLQKPRPLPELEILQQQGGDRVGSNLEALRQINLRAAESHSRLLLAMTPLRRELEEGPRDYEVIARQRLLTFTQAEQVPYLDFLPLFQQSSSFADLYRDHIHLSTQGNQLVSQHLTHLLETILAASGALASASFEELAGDDSDLWQ